Proteins from a single region of Punica granatum isolate Tunisia-2019 chromosome 8, ASM765513v2, whole genome shotgun sequence:
- the LOC116188279 gene encoding UDP-glucuronic acid decarboxylase 5-like: MAKQVTNGDNNSAAKAPPPPSPLRFSKFFQPNMRILVTGGAGFIGSHLVDRLMENEKNEVIVADNYFTGSKDNSKKWIGHPRFELIRHDVTEPLLVEVDQIYHLACPASPIFYKYNPVKTIKTNVIGTLNMLGLAKRVGARILLTSTSEVYGDPLVHPQDESYWGNVNPIGVRSCYDEGKRVAETLMFDYHRQHGIEIRVARIFNTYGPRMNIDDGRVVSNFIAQAVRGEPLTVQAPGTQTRSFCYVSDMVDGLIRLMEGENTGPINLGNPGEFTMIELAETVKELINPNVEISKVENTPDDPRQRKPDITKAKKLLGWEPKIKLRDGLPLMEEDFRSRLGKPTN; this comes from the exons ATGGCTAAGCAAGTTACAAACGGCGACAACAACTCTGCTGCAAAAGCACCTCCACCCCCATCTCCTCTCCGTTTCTCCAAATTCTTTCAG CCCAATATGAGGATTTTGGTCACTGGAGGAGCTGGATTCATTGGTTCCCACTTGGTGGACAGGTTGATGGAAAATGAGAAGAACGAG GTGATTGTTGCAGACAACTATTTCACTGGCTCCAAGGATAACTCGAAGAAATGGATCGGTCATCCGAGATTTGAACTCATTCGTCATG ATGTTACTGAACCATTGCTAGTCGAGGTTGATCAGATTTATCACCTTGCTTGCCCTGCTTCTCCAATCTTCTACAAATACAATCCAGTAAAG ACAATCAAGACCAATGTGATTGGTACACTGAACATGTTGGGGCTTGCCAAGCGTGTTGGAGCGAG GATTTTGCTCACTTCAACCTCGGAGGTCTATGGTGACCCCCTTGTGCATCCTCAGGATGAAAGTTACTGGGGAAATGTGAACCCGATTG GTGTCAGGAGTTGCTATGATGAGGGGAAGCGTGTGGCTGAAACTCTGATGTTTGATTATCATAGGCAGCATGGTATTG AGATTCGGGTTGCTCGGATCTTCAACACCTACGGTCCCCGCATGAATATCGATGATGGTCGCGTCGTCAGCAATTTCATTGCCCAAGCAGTTCG TGGTGAACCCTTGACTGTTCAGGCACCTGGAACACAAACTAGGAGCTTCTGTTATGTCTCGGACATG GTTGATGGCCTTATTCGACTTATGGAAGGAGAGAACACCGGACCAATCAACCTCGGGAATCCCG GTGAATTCACAATGATAGAGCTTGCAGAGACTGTCAAAGAG CTTATCAATCCTAATGTGGAGATCTCCAAGGTTGAGAACACACCCGATGATCCCCGACAGAGGAAGCCCGACATCACCAAGGCAAAGAAGTTGCTCGGGTGGGAACCCAAGATCAAGCTGCGCGATGGGCTTCCTCTCATGGAGGAGGACTTCAGGTCGAGGCTCGGGAAGCCGACAAACTGA
- the LOC116188281 gene encoding zinc finger protein GIS2-like, with product MDRSRSPPQARRFRGNERTLYRDAPYSRDRTQRQNYLCNKCRRPGHFARDCSNTTVCNNCGLPGHIAAECNLTTMCWNCKEHGHVAGQCPNDPVCHLCGNSGHLVRDCPGSGLPAHDSRLCNNCYKAGHLAAECTNERACNNCHEPGHLARDCPNEPICNICSISGHVARKCSKSGLQSEIGATFRAIGCRNCGQSGHSSRDCVSIVICTNCGGRGHEAYVCPSARLVERGPRRY from the exons ATGGATAGAAGCAGAAGTCCACCACAAGCCAGGAGGTTCCGTGGAAACGAGCGTACATTGTATCGTGACGCTCCTTACTCTCGGGATCGCACCCAAAG GCAGAATTATCTTTGCAACAAATGCAGAAGGCCAGGCCACTTTGCTCGAGACTGCTCCAACACGACTGTCTGCAACAATTGTGGGCTTCCTGG CCATATTGCTGCTGAGTGCAATTTGACCACAATGTGCTGGAACTGCAAGGAGCATGGTCACGTGGCTGGCCAGTGCCCGAATGACCCGGTCTGTCATCTGTGCGGGAATTCGGGCCACCTTGTCCGGGACTGCCCAGGCTCAGGGCTGCCTGCCCATGATTCGAGGCTCTGCAACAACTGCTACAAGGCGGGACATTTGGCCGCTGAATGCACCAATGAGAGGGCCTGCAACAACTGCCACGAGCCTGGCCATCTTGCGCGGGATTGCCCAAATGAGCCAATCTGCAATATATGCAGCATCTCGGGCCACGTGGCCCGCAAATGCTCCAAATCAGGCTTGCAGTCTGAGATTGGTGCCACGTTCAGGGCCATTGGGTGCCGGAACTGCGGCCAGTCAGGCCACAGCAGCCGAGACTGCGTGTCCATCGTCATCTGTACTAATTGTGGGGGAAGAGGCCATGAGGCTTACGTTTGCCCTTCAGCCCGATTGGTTGAACGTGGACCTCGGAGATACTAG
- the LOC116189283 gene encoding DNA-binding protein HEXBP-like → MKLVVCYIQFLSDYYFVIYISHIAAECNLTTMCWNCKEHGHMAGQCPNDPVCHLCGKSGHLVRDCPGSGQPAHDSRLCNNCYKAGHLAAECANQRACNNCHEPGHLARDCPNEPICNMCSISGHVARNCPKSGLQSEIGATFRAIRCRNCGQSGHSSRDCASIVICTNCGGRGHEAYVCPSARLVERGPRRY, encoded by the coding sequence ATGAAATTGGTTGTATGCTATATCCAGTTTCTCTctgattattattttgttatttacaTTAGCCATATTGCTGCTGAGTGCAATTTGACCACAATGTGCTGGAACTGCAAGGAGCACGGTCACATGGCCGGCCAGTGCCCGAATGACCCAGTCTGTCATCTGTGCGGGAAGTCGGGCCACCTTGTGCGGGACTGCCCAGGCTCGGGGCAGCCTGCCCATGATTCGAGGCTCTGCAACAACTGCTACAAGGCGGGACATTTGGCCGCTGAATGCGCCAATCAGAGGGCCTGCAACAACTGCCACGAGCCTGGCCATCTTGCCCGGGATTGCCCAAATGAGCCAATCTGCAATATGTGCAGCATCTCAGGCCACGTGGCCCGCAATTGCCCCAAATCAGGCTTGCAGTCTGAGATTGGTGCCACGTTCAGGGCCATTAGGTGCCGGAACTGCGGCCAGTCAGGCCACAGCAGCCGAGACTGCGCGTCCATCGTCATCTGTACTAATTGCGGGGGAAGAGGCCACGAGGCTTACGTTTGCCCTTCAGCCCGATTGGTTGAACGTGGGCCTCGGAGATACTAG
- the LOC116216053 gene encoding enoyl-CoA delta isomerase 1, peroxisomal-like: MCTLEKRGNVFVLAITGTGEHRLNPTLVCSLRSSLRRVREEPNCSALVTTAEGKFFSNGYDLSWAQKHRDRLELMSSEFRALVRDLISLPMPTIAAVTGHASASGLILALSHDYVLMRKDRGFLYMGEVDFGLVLANWFVTLIRSKIGSPAARREMLMKAAKLTAAQGAAMGIIDSAHDGPKETVSAAVRLAEELVARKWDGDVYAANRMVVLREVLDSLGSDETVEAVANQASSKL; the protein is encoded by the coding sequence atGTGTACGTTGGAGAAGAGGGGCAATGTCTTTGTGCTTGCGATCACCGGCACGGGCGAGCACAGGCTGAACCCCACCCTCGTCTGCTCCCTCCGGTCTTCCCTTCGCCGTGTCCGCGAAGAGCCCAATTGCTCGGCCCTTGTCACCACCGCCGAAGGCAAGTTCTTCTCCAACGGCTACGACCTCTCCTGGGCCCAGAAGCACCGCGACCGCCTCGAGCTCATGTCGTCCGAGTTCCGGGCCCTCGTTCGCGACCTCATATCCCTTCCCATGCCTACCATCGCCGCCGTCACCGGCCACGCTTCTGCATCCGGCCTCATCCTTGCGCTGAGCCACGACTACGTCCTGATGAGGAAGGATCGGGGGTTTCTCTACATGGGTGAGGTGGACTTCGGCCTCGTGCTCGCCAATTGGTTCGTGACGCTGATCAGGAGCAAGATCGGGTCGCCGGCGGCAAGGCGCGAGATGTTGATGAAGGCGGCGAAGCTGACTGCCGCGCAGGGGGCGGCGATGGGGATCATCGACTCGGCTCACGACGGCCCGAAGGAGACGGTGAGTGCCGCCGTCAGGCTTGCCGAGGAGTTGGTCGCGAGGAAATGGGACGGAGACGTGTACGCCGCTAATAGGATGGTAGTCCTGAGGGAAGTTTTGGATTCCCTCGGCTCCGACGAGACCGTGGAAGCTGTGGCTAACCAGGCCAGCTCAAAGCTCTAG
- the LOC116189663 gene encoding enoyl-CoA delta isomerase 1, peroxisomal-like: MLLLPLVRLRARQTDRRTDGQTEMCTLEKRGNVFVLAITGPGEHRLNPTLVGSLRSALCRVREEPNCSALVTTAEGKFFSNGYDLSWAQNHRDRLELMSSELRALVRDLISLPMPTIAAVTGHASAAGLILALSHDYVLMRKDRGFLYMSEVDIGLVLANWFVTLIRSKIGSPAARREMLMKAAKLTAAQGAAMGIIDSVHDGPEETIRAAIRLAEELVVREWDGHVYAANRMVVLREVLDSLGSDEAVEAAANRASSKL; the protein is encoded by the coding sequence ATGCTTCTGCTGCCATTAGTGAGACTGAGAGCGAGACAGACGGACAGACGGACGGACGGACAGACAGAGATGTGTACATTGGAGAAGAGGGGCAATGTCTTTGTGCTTGCGATCACCGGCCCCGGCGAGCACAGGCTGAACCCCACCCTCGTCGGCTCCCTCCGGTCTGCCCTTTGCCGTGTCCGCGAAGAGCCTAATTGCTCCGCCCTTGTCACCACCGCCGAAGGCAAGTTCTTCTCCAACGGCTACGACCTCTCCTGGGCCCAGAACCACCGCGACCGCCTCGAGCTCATGTCGTCCGAGCTCCGGGCCCTCGTCCGCGACCTCATATCCCTTCCCATGCCTACCATCGCCGCCGTCACCGGCCATGCTTCCGCAGCCGGCCTCATCCTTGCGCTGAGCCACGACTACGTCCTGATGAGGAAGGATCGGGGGTTTCTTTACATGAGTGAGGTGGACATCGGCCTCGTGCTCGCCAATTGGTTCGTGACGCTGATCAGGAGCAAGATCGGGTCGCCGGCGGCAAGGCGCGAGATGTTGATGAAGGCGGCGAAGCTGACTGCCGCGCAGGGGGCGGCGATGGGGATCATCGACTCGGTTCACGACGGCCCGGAGGAGACGATCCGCGCCGCCATTAGGCTTGCCGAGGAGCTGGTCGTGAGGGAATGGGACGGACACGTGTACGCCGCTAATAGGATGGTGGTCCTGAGGGAAGTCTTGGATTCTCTCGGCTCCGATGAGGCCGTAGAAGCCGCGGCTAACCGGGCCAGCTCGAAGCTCTAG